The following is a genomic window from Oncorhynchus masou masou isolate Uvic2021 chromosome 6, UVic_Omas_1.1, whole genome shotgun sequence.
CGTTTTGGAGAATTCGGCAGTAGGTCCAAACGGCCTCataactgcagaccatgtgtatccccgccagcccaggacctccacatccgacttcttcacctccaggatcgtctgagaccagccacccggacagctgatgaaactgtgggtttgcacaaccaaataatttctgcacagactgtcagaaaccgtctctgGGAAGCTTATCtgcgtgcttgtcgtcctcaccaaggtcttgacctgactgcagttcgccATCCTAACTGACTTcaatgggcaaatgctcaccttttgatggccactggcatgctggagaagtgggCTCTAAATGGattaatcccagtttcaactctACCGGGCAGATGACAGATAGCGTGTATGGGGTCATGTGGGTGAGTGATTTGCTGACGTCAATGTTGTGAAAAGAGTACCCAATGGtggtgttatggtatgggcagtcaTGAGCTATGGGCAACGAACACTATTGCATTTTATTtatggaaatttgaatgcacagagataccgtgacgagatcctgaggctcattgtcatgccaattatccattacctcatgtttcagcatgataatgcacagccctgtaatgcaaggatctgtacacaattcctagaagtGGAAAATGTCCCACTTCTATGGCCTGTCAACCATTTGAGCATGttcgggatgctctggatcgacgtgtacgataATGTGTTCCAGTacccgccaatatccagaaaaTTCACACAGCCATCGAAGAGGAGTGGGTTCCttttccacaggccacaatcaacaacctgatcagATCTATGCGACGGAGtagtgtcgtgctgcatgaggcaaatggtggtcacaccatatACTGACCTGTTTTctgatacacccccccccctacctTTAATGTGtctttgaccaacagatgcatatctgtattcccagtcatgtgaaatccgtagattagggcccgattttaatttatttaaatttactTATCTATAtgaactaactcagtaaaatctttgccATTGTATGTTGCGTTTTATTTTTTTCAGTGGCGCAGTGAACTTCTAATTGTCTGACATTGTTTGTATTTGAAGAACAACTACTCAAGTACTGTTAGTAGCCTACACAAGCTgattcccttttgtactttatcCTTAAACAGATTTATTGTTCTGCAACAATGTTATGCCTGACAATAACTGCCTTGATGTAATTTAATGTATAATAGCAAGGCATTTGCAATATAAAATTCCCCTTATGAGTTTGGTTTCTGAGTTGATCACCTTTTTTTAATTTAAAGGGTCAATCCTTAGTTGAAACTATAACAAAGCAAACACTGCctgtgttttggtaaaaagctgagggatggtcCTGGGGAAGTGTAACCTCTTAAATTCAAAAACAGAGctttggatgcaaggactgaccatccattataTCAAATGATAGTTTCAAGCATGTGTTGGGGCTATACAGTTTGTAAACATTGGAAATGAATATTAGTGTAAAACATGATTATATTTTGGGTACTGAAGGGGTTTGACAGTTGAATCATGTTCATCAGGCATTTATAAgtgatattcttcaagaatcattaTCTATATAACATTAATTAAAGTCCAAAAATTGATGTACGAACTGCAGATTGCCCATTTAAACAGTCCAATATCTGTTTACATCTGCTTTTATTTTTTCAACAGTAGCCATGTTATACATTGTTTTGGCATAACTAATCTTTTTTCTATTTTGTATTTAGTTCTCGACAGTAGCTGTGACTGCTGGGGTGTTATTGCTGTCCACTGTGGGCATAATTATAGCCCTCTATCTAGGCAAGAAGAAAAAGCCTCCAGTCACCTTGCTTGACCCTACCCAGAAATACCAGCTAATGCTCATCGATAAAGAGGTACATGTGTGCTATTGAAATAAATGAGACATTTTGCTATGTGTCAGAGGCCTGTGTTTAATTCAATTATTTACTCCATggaaattatttttatttaacatttaaccAAATGTTTGTAGTAGATGTCTTTGCATTGAATTTACACACTATTTGACAAAACCAATGTATGAATAGTTCGATATGTCTTTGGCCTCTTTCCATAGGTGATCAGCCATGATACTCGCAGGTTCCGCTTTCGGCTTCCCTCAGCAGAACATATCCTGGGGCTGCCCGTAGGTAAGTCTTTTGTCAAGTGACAGTGTTTGAtcatttattattatttgataCAGTGCCATGCCCTTAATAGAAATTTAGCAgaccctcttatccagagagacttacaggagcaagTAGGGTTATGTCTTGCTCAAGTTTACATCTATCTGTTATTCACCTAGTCGTCTTGGGGATTCAAATCAGCgtccttttggttactggccccactCTCAAATAGTCCTTTAGCTCACCAGCATTATAACTACCCTCAAAATGTAATACTTGATGCCGTTGTATTGCACTGATGGGAACTAGAACGCTTAGCTTCCCAGTCCTTGAATGCCCTCTAGTGtatgagtcatttagcagaacaATCAGGATAAAGCCACACCAAATCAATCAATTTTCAATCAGTGTTGTCTGTTTCTAATCCCCTTATTTGTTTCCTCTAGGGAAGCATGTATACCTCTCTGCCCGTATTGACGGCAGCTTGGTAGTCAGACCATACACACCTGTGTCCAGCGACGACGACAAAGGATATGTTGACTTGGTTGTGAAGGTATGTTTGGTTTGTCAAAGCAATCTTATATattatactgaacattagtactACCGTATGTATTGAGTGTGTCGTAGTAGGAGGAGTGATGACATGCTGGACCTGTTAGGTGATCATCTTATTCTTTGGGATCTAAAAGAGAGAAACTTATCCTAAATAATCACTGCTACTGTGAGGCGCTTGATATATAAGGACCCTGATCTGCAAACCATATTTAATGTAGAAAATTCCTCCCCAGATCTACTTCAGTAATGTGCACCTCAAGTTTCCTGATGGAGGCAAGATGTCCCAGTACCTGGAGAGTCTGCACCTGGGAGATGTTGTGGACTTCAGAGGACCAGGAGGACTGCTGGAGTACAGAGGGCATGGTACAATCAGTCCACTGCCCGGCACACCCTCCTGATATTTACTAATGATGTGTCGCAATGTTATTTTTGGATGATATAATATTGATATTTGACTAAGTATCAATTTGTTAaacaaaaatacaagttaaagttatttttttaaagtgcTAATGTAAATGACATTAGCTagcgctagttggctgtacctgtgGCAAAACTCAGCGCTTTTATTTCTCTCATTGATCAACTCATTTTTTTCATGATCTCATCTTTATGCAGCAGACGTATAgcgagcaatatgtttggaacatcaaaccGCAATACAAAATCATGAGCATTTCAatacatattttattttttttaaccctttttctccccaattttgtggtatccaattggtagttagtcctatcactgcaactcccgtacgaacTCAGAGGCGacggtcgagagccgtgcgtcctctgaaacacaacccagccatgccgcactgcttcttgacacaacgcccgcttaacccggaagccagctgcaccaatgtgtcggaggaaacactgtacgcctggcgaccgtgtcagtctGCGTTGCGccctgcccgccacaggagtcgctagtgcataATGGGTCATgaatatccctgccggccaaaccctcccctaacccagataacactgggccaattgtgcatggccggctgcgacagcctggactcgaactagaatctctagtggcacagcaagcgatacagtgccttagaccactgcgccactcgggaggctgcAATACTTATCTTATTGACACCTACGTTTATGAGgcccctggcaattcccagccctaataTTAGTGCGTTATTTTTTTACCatggcccataaggctctggtcttcAGAGAAtctggttccatttgggatgcgcaCACAGTCTAATGGAATGGGGGTTTTAGCTTTGTGTACTTGGGTGTGGCTGGCTGAGACTGATTGTGTGCACACACTTATAGTCGACCTTAAGTCTACTGAATATGTCAACAGTAAATGTACAATATCTCTGAACAATTTCCTGGCTTGCTGCATCGCATTTTGCAACTTTCATTCCCCAAAGGTTCCAGAAAAGCACTGCCGAAATAATATACTTTTACTGTGTCACTTAAAATGTTTACTAATGCGCACATTATTATTTGATACAATGTTCCACAACATAGTTGTTGGGTGTGTCCATCATCCTGTCTTCAATTTGGGACCAGATAACTGTGCATTTGCTCCCCAAGCACACTGGAAAATGAAAATAATCTGGATTGTTTTTGGCATAGTTTTTGTCTCATTGCTTTCTCCCATTCCATTCAACAGGGCAGTTTGCAGTTCAGACAGACAAGAAGTCTTCTGCGGAGATAAAAGTTGCCAGTACTGTGGGTCTGATAGCTGGAGGAACAGGTGAACTTTCCCTTCGCAACCCTGCACTATGAACCTAAACACTTAAATGTTGTCTTGTTATAGCCCATGGGTAAATGTAGAGTGAGTGCTTTTAGTTCCTGGTGCTGAACTCCCTTCCCTATTTGTAGGCATCACCCCTATGCTACAGCTGGTGCGTGCTATCATGAAGGACCCCAGTGACAGGACCACCTGCAGCCTGCTGTATGCCAACCAGGTGTGTGGCGCTGCTCACACTGGCCTCTCTTAAAAGAGATGTTTAATAGCAATAGGTTCATTTATATAAATAAAGAACAGATACTGTAAATCTACTAGCTTCACTGTGGACGTAGTTCATAGGTTTACTTAGGTTTAGAGTTAACACtgaactgtctgtgtgtggtgtgttcatGGCAGActgagaaggatatcctgctgAGGGATGAGCTGGAGGAGGTCCAGGCCAGACACCCAGACCGCTTCAAGCTGTGGTTTACAGTGGACAGGGCACCCGAGTGTATGTGCCTTACGGCTTTTGCTTGCATTGCTCAAGTGTTGACATCAAGAGTTCAGAAGTCTGAACAAAATGTGTACATATTTTAATTGTattcattttttacattttcatgTCAAATTGGGAACCCACACCAAATGGAATTAATTGATATGTAAACAAATATTACAATAATTCACTGTGGAATTCAATGATAATTCTTCTTCCGGTGTTCTCTGCATTGCGCATC
Proteins encoded in this region:
- the LOC135541814 gene encoding NADH-cytochrome b5 reductase 3-like isoform X2 codes for the protein MKYALFSTVAVTAGVLLLSTVGIIIALYLGKKKKPPVTLLDPTQKYQLMLIDKEVISHDTRRFRFRLPSAEHILGLPVGKHVYLSARIDGSLVVRPYTPVSSDDDKGYVDLVVKIYFSNVHLKFPDGGKMSQYLESLHLGDVVDFRGPGGLLEYRGHGQFAVQTDKKSSAEIKVASTVGLIAGGTGITPMLQLVRAIMKDPSDRTTCSLLYANQTEKDILLRDELEEVQARHPDRFKLWFTVDRAPECWEYSEGFINVDMIQEHLPTPSEDTLVLMCGPPPMIQFACNPNLDKLGYWQSQRFAY
- the LOC135541814 gene encoding NADH-cytochrome b5 reductase 3-like isoform X1, producing the protein MGKCSPFDGHWHAGEVGSKWINPSFNSTGQMTDSVYGVMWFSTVAVTAGVLLLSTVGIIIALYLGKKKKPPVTLLDPTQKYQLMLIDKEVISHDTRRFRFRLPSAEHILGLPVGKHVYLSARIDGSLVVRPYTPVSSDDDKGYVDLVVKIYFSNVHLKFPDGGKMSQYLESLHLGDVVDFRGPGGLLEYRGHGQFAVQTDKKSSAEIKVASTVGLIAGGTGITPMLQLVRAIMKDPSDRTTCSLLYANQTEKDILLRDELEEVQARHPDRFKLWFTVDRAPECWEYSEGFINVDMIQEHLPTPSEDTLVLMCGPPPMIQFACNPNLDKLGYWQSQRFAY